In the Parasteatoda tepidariorum isolate YZ-2023 chromosome 3, CAS_Ptep_4.0, whole genome shotgun sequence genome, one interval contains:
- the LOC107445279 gene encoding uncharacterized protein isoform X2, with amino-acid sequence MGNRLSMERSLIETDWKHVDEVPVQQNRTSDDAEELTMTNHGECCTNQRFVEYENENAEKVVNELGNNTEHINYFSEEAVLNYTDKLKTDDYIKKWLDTVEKSCLCYSHKNSTSNSKVLQTGVECTVESNIDYSVINFHECIRVYEELSIRDQKERMDNICSSKEANWNHRDQVSALDALTTTNNDLQNEWTTVYQGEQAFQHRIPRLLHRKTSHGRKGSITNNDGKKIIRSFLEYKGKDSEIIVKELIDETEHLMLSFEEDNWRQVDKVPLINSKALQKLIDENQKHYKIRSFVEYKGKDIN; translated from the exons atGGGGAATCGATTGTCTATGGAAAG GTCTTTAATTGAAACTGATTGGAAACACGTGGATGAAGTACCTGTCCAGCAGAATAGGACTTCAGACGACGCGGAGGAATTAACAATGACAAACCATGGAGAGTGTTGTACTAATCAACGCTTCGTCGAATATGAAAACGAAAATGCTGAAAAAGTCGTGAACGAACTGGGAAATAACACAGAACATATCAATTA TTTTTCAGAAGAAGCTGTCTTAAACTATACAGACAAACTTAAAACAGATGACTACATTAAAAAGTGGCTTGACACCGTGGAGAAATCGTGTTTGTGTTATTCTCATAAAAATTCTACTTCGAACTCTAAAGTACTACAGACTGGAGTTGAATGCACGGTGGAGTCTAATATAGACTATTCAGTAATTAATTTCCACGAGTGTATTAGAGTATACGAAGAGCTATCTATAAGAGATCAAAAAGAAAGGATGGACAATATCTG ctcATCAAAAGAGGCCAATTGGAATCATCGAGATCAAGTTTCTGCTCTTGATGCACTAACAACCACCAacaatgatttacaaaatgaatggaCAACAGTATACCAAGGAGAACAGGCATTTCAACATAGAATTCCTCGCCTGCTGCATCGTAAGACTTCACATGGCCGAAAGGGATCAATCACAAacaatgatggaaaaaaaataattcgcagTTTCTTGGAATATAAAGGAAAAGACAGTGAGATAATCGTAAAGGAATTAATAGACGAAACAGAGCATCTTATGCT ATCCTTTGAAGAAGATAATTGGAGACAAGTAGATAAAGTTCCTCTCATAAACAGTAAGgcattgcaaaaattaattgatgaaaATCAGAAACATTACAAAATCCGGAGTTTCGTAGAATATAAAGGAAAAGATATCAATTGA
- the LOC107445279 gene encoding uncharacterized protein isoform X1 codes for MGNRLSMERRKINNIYEKLRYRRTYKKSDVSLHTYYEISERDPERAENSFWSLIETDWKHVDEVPVQQNRTSDDAEELTMTNHGECCTNQRFVEYENENAEKVVNELGNNTEHINYFSEEAVLNYTDKLKTDDYIKKWLDTVEKSCLCYSHKNSTSNSKVLQTGVECTVESNIDYSVINFHECIRVYEELSIRDQKERMDNICSSKEANWNHRDQVSALDALTTTNNDLQNEWTTVYQGEQAFQHRIPRLLHRKTSHGRKGSITNNDGKKIIRSFLEYKGKDSEIIVKELIDETEHLMLSFEEDNWRQVDKVPLINSKALQKLIDENQKHYKIRSFVEYKGKDIN; via the exons atGGGGAATCGATTGTCTATGGAAAG gagaaaaataaacaacatcTATGAAAAGTTACGCTACCGAAGAACATACAAGAAAAGTGATGTATCATTACACACTTATTACGAGATTTCAGAACGAGATCCAGAACGAGCAGAAAATTCTTTTTG GTCTTTAATTGAAACTGATTGGAAACACGTGGATGAAGTACCTGTCCAGCAGAATAGGACTTCAGACGACGCGGAGGAATTAACAATGACAAACCATGGAGAGTGTTGTACTAATCAACGCTTCGTCGAATATGAAAACGAAAATGCTGAAAAAGTCGTGAACGAACTGGGAAATAACACAGAACATATCAATTA TTTTTCAGAAGAAGCTGTCTTAAACTATACAGACAAACTTAAAACAGATGACTACATTAAAAAGTGGCTTGACACCGTGGAGAAATCGTGTTTGTGTTATTCTCATAAAAATTCTACTTCGAACTCTAAAGTACTACAGACTGGAGTTGAATGCACGGTGGAGTCTAATATAGACTATTCAGTAATTAATTTCCACGAGTGTATTAGAGTATACGAAGAGCTATCTATAAGAGATCAAAAAGAAAGGATGGACAATATCTG ctcATCAAAAGAGGCCAATTGGAATCATCGAGATCAAGTTTCTGCTCTTGATGCACTAACAACCACCAacaatgatttacaaaatgaatggaCAACAGTATACCAAGGAGAACAGGCATTTCAACATAGAATTCCTCGCCTGCTGCATCGTAAGACTTCACATGGCCGAAAGGGATCAATCACAAacaatgatggaaaaaaaataattcgcagTTTCTTGGAATATAAAGGAAAAGACAGTGAGATAATCGTAAAGGAATTAATAGACGAAACAGAGCATCTTATGCT ATCCTTTGAAGAAGATAATTGGAGACAAGTAGATAAAGTTCCTCTCATAAACAGTAAGgcattgcaaaaattaattgatgaaaATCAGAAACATTACAAAATCCGGAGTTTCGTAGAATATAAAGGAAAAGATATCAATTGA
- the LOC122271206 gene encoding uncharacterized protein has product MSSKKIKYSSSFQKAYTDEFPCIISSRKGNTFAMCVVCQTDFNVAHGGRSDVVKHVSTLKHKDKVKIVDQNKKLNVFSQSKDQRVINAECLFTAFLTEHILPLSASDHAGSFLWKMFPDSEIAKKYSSGRTKTTAIVKEMGMKYKSALLDLIRTPPFCMFTDGSNNTDSKLYPVVVTCFNPVKSEIESNLLTVPALKGYSTGCNIAKLIIKVLKENEVPFNNCLAFGADNAAVMIGAKAGVAGILKDENSSLHVVGCVCHLINLAAEKSAACLPV; this is encoded by the coding sequence ATgtcttctaaaaaaatcaagtactCATCGAGTTTTCAGAAGGCATACACGGATGAGTTTCCGTGTATTATTTCGTCAAGGAAAGGCAACACATTTGCCATGTGCGTCGTGTGTCAAACTGATTTTAACGTGGCTCATGGTGGAAGATCGGATGTTGTGAAACACGTCTCAACACTAAAACATAAAGATAAAGTGAAGATTGTTGATCAGAATAAAAAACTGAATGTCTTTTCGCAATCTAAGGACCAAAGGGTGATAAATGCGGAATGCCTCTTTACCGCATTTTTAACTGAACACATTCTTCCTTTGAGCGCTTCGGACCACGCAGGTtcttttttgtggaaaatgttTCCGGACAGCGAAATTGCCAAAAAGTACTCCAGCGGAAGAACCAAAACAACTGCAATTGTTAAGGAAATGGGCATGAAGTATAAATCAGCATTGTTGGATCTCATTAGAACTCCTCCATTCTGTATGTTTACAGATGGCAGCAACAATACAGATTCAAAACTGTATCCAGTTGTTGTTACCTGCTTTAACCCAGTTAAATCGGAAATCGAATCCAATTTGTTAACTGTTCCTGCTCTTAAAGGGTATTCAACTGGGTGTAATATTGCCAAACTAATTATTAAggtcttaaaagaaaatgaagttcCCTTTAATAATTGTCTAGCTTTTGGTGCAGACAATGCAGCTGTAATGATAGGAGCAAAGGCTGGTGTTGCAGGCatattaaaagatgaaaattcaAGTCTACACGTAGTAGGCTGTGTCTGCCACCTAATTAATTTAGCAGCAGAGAAAAGTGCTGCTTGTTTGCCAGTTTAA